One stretch of Myxococcota bacterium DNA includes these proteins:
- the hemG gene encoding protoporphyrinogen oxidase, translating to MPSAVIVGAGIAGLACARGYLGTGFDDFVVLEAAERAGGPAETVRIGDYLVERGPLTVRANVPLLGLIRDAELTPLAARRAAPSFVSDGRIVTLPPSLCELLSGAVLPLGALASALAEPLRPVRPGPRSVRQWLEERLGAGAAERLADLLTLGVYGTTADQVGFESAFPQLAESLARAGGRIAGLALRRLFARGAPRGAIVSTQVGLGGLCDRLAAGLGPRLRTRRRVTRARRAGQEFELEIAGPQPETLRCRRLVLALPPAAAARVLEDARAVELLNGYRSLPQVLASFALEEPACAERWTGLGFLAPPRERLPLIGCLFASNLFPGRAPSGALLLSVFVAPSLHAAGDAELERELAPVLKRLLGAAREPALLDVSRHPEGIPLYDVDHAARTRALRAALRESRGPGLCGAGYDGVAFAAAAAAGAALAAGG from the coding sequence GTGCCTAGCGCCGTCATCGTCGGGGCCGGCATCGCCGGGCTCGCGTGCGCCAGGGGCTATCTGGGCACGGGCTTCGACGACTTCGTCGTGCTCGAGGCCGCGGAGCGCGCGGGCGGGCCCGCCGAGACGGTCCGCATCGGCGACTATCTCGTCGAGCGCGGGCCGCTCACGGTGCGGGCGAACGTCCCGCTGCTCGGCTTGATCCGCGACGCCGAGCTCACTCCGCTCGCGGCTCGCCGCGCCGCCCCGAGCTTCGTGTCGGACGGCCGGATCGTCACGCTTCCCCCGAGCCTCTGCGAGCTGCTCTCGGGGGCCGTGCTGCCGCTGGGCGCCCTGGCGTCCGCGCTGGCCGAGCCGTTGCGGCCCGTGCGGCCCGGGCCGCGCAGCGTGCGGCAGTGGCTCGAAGAGAGACTCGGCGCAGGAGCGGCCGAGAGACTCGCCGACCTCTTGACGCTGGGCGTCTACGGCACGACAGCCGACCAGGTCGGCTTCGAGTCGGCCTTTCCGCAGCTCGCCGAGTCACTCGCGCGGGCCGGCGGCCGCATCGCGGGGCTCGCGCTGCGGCGGCTGTTCGCGCGCGGCGCGCCGCGCGGGGCCATCGTCTCGACCCAGGTCGGCCTGGGCGGACTGTGCGACCGGCTCGCGGCGGGGCTCGGTCCACGCCTGCGCACGCGGCGGCGAGTCACTCGCGCGCGGCGCGCGGGGCAGGAGTTCGAGCTCGAGATCGCCGGCCCGCAGCCCGAGACGCTGCGCTGCAGGCGGCTCGTGCTCGCGCTCCCGCCCGCCGCCGCCGCGCGGGTGCTCGAGGACGCGCGCGCCGTCGAGCTGCTGAACGGGTATCGCTCGCTGCCGCAGGTGCTGGCCAGCTTCGCGCTGGAAGAGCCGGCCTGTGCCGAGCGCTGGACCGGGCTCGGCTTCCTGGCTCCGCCGCGCGAGAGACTTCCGCTCATCGGCTGTCTCTTCGCGTCGAACCTCTTCCCGGGCCGTGCCCCGTCCGGCGCGCTCCTCCTGTCGGTGTTCGTGGCGCCGTCCCTCCACGCCGCCGGCGACGCCGAGCTCGAGCGCGAGCTCGCGCCGGTGCTGAAGCGACTGCTGGGCGCGGCGCGCGAGCCGGCGCTGCTCGACGTGTCGCGCCACCCCGAAGGCATTCCGCTCTACGACGTCGACCATGCGGCGCGCACGCGCGCGCTGCGGGCCGCGCTTCGTGAGTCGCGCGGACCGGGGCTCTGCGGCGCGGGCTACGACGGCGTGGCGTTCGCGGCGGCAGCCGCCGCGGGCGCCGCCCTGGCAGCGGGCGGCTAG
- a CDS encoding DNA-3-methyladenine glycosylase, which produces MRIARAFFARPALEVAPEMLGLLLVHELADGTRLVGRIVEVEAYLGDGSDPASHSHNGPTPRTQPMFGPPGHFYVYRSMGIHRCANVVCEPAGRSSAVLLRAAEPLAGEERMRALRGGRGGRELASGPGRLAEAFAIELAHSGAEALRGPLRLERPARAAATPLAVEIVVGPRIGLTKAAELPYRFFVRGSPHVTRAAQNAHARPWRRAARAGGGH; this is translated from the coding sequence ATGCGCATCGCGCGCGCGTTCTTCGCCCGGCCCGCGCTGGAAGTCGCCCCCGAGATGCTGGGGCTGCTCCTGGTGCACGAGCTTGCCGATGGCACCCGGCTGGTCGGGCGCATCGTCGAGGTCGAGGCGTATCTCGGCGACGGCAGCGATCCGGCGTCCCACTCTCACAACGGCCCGACGCCGCGCACGCAGCCCATGTTCGGCCCGCCGGGACACTTCTACGTGTACCGCAGCATGGGCATCCACCGCTGCGCGAACGTGGTGTGCGAGCCGGCGGGCCGCAGCTCGGCGGTCCTGCTGCGCGCGGCCGAGCCGCTCGCGGGCGAGGAGCGCATGCGCGCGCTGCGCGGCGGCCGCGGCGGGCGGGAGCTGGCGAGCGGGCCGGGGCGCCTCGCCGAGGCGTTCGCGATCGAGCTCGCGCACAGCGGCGCCGAAGCGCTGCGCGGGCCCCTGCGCCTGGAGCGCCCGGCGCGCGCGGCGGCGACGCCGCTCGCGGTCGAGATCGTGGTCGGGCCGCGCATCGGCCTCACGAAGGCGGCCGAGCTCCCGTACCGGTTCTTCGTGCGCGGGAGTCCGCACGTGACGCGCGCGGCGCAGAACGCGCACGCGCGGCCCTGGCGGCGCGCAGCTCGCGCTGGCGGGGGCCACTGA
- a CDS encoding penicillin acylase family protein produces the protein MPAGVEILRDEWGVAHVRGESLADAFFGQGFACAADRLWQMEHDRRRAAGRWAEAVGPVAIARDAFLRRMGIARSARRDLEQLAPDTREMLEAYAAGVNAWLASGAALPAEYALTGLVPEPWQPWQSLAVYKLRHAFMGPLYRKLWRGAVLRSRGKELLAAIFGAGSAGAVAEPPGAELDAGAGALAALPEGDGGSNHWAIAGSRTASGKPLLAGDPHRTLELPNVYWQNHLTCRRFDVVGLSFAGVPAFPHFGHNARVAWSITHGMADDQDLYVERRSRGTRVSRERIAVRGAPALEVELAETPRGPLVLEHAASGTGIALRWTSLAEPDSTFDCLLPMLQARSAAELEAAQRAWVTPCNNLICADVDGSIRFRFRGRVPVRAASNRWTPVAGDDESRAWRGHVPFEAMPALADPPDGILVAANDRPAVPGAPYLGVDFSHPARARRIRARLETLHGATVDDMAAIHGDDLSLVAPLFVHALDGTTAEGERARESLAELRAWDGRMARDSRGAALYMAFREQLTLLAGEALGLSGAGLAALGDAAPAPERLALVWNALPALLAARFVPPAPAVPFDWKSLAGDAFARALAFLESRLGPEPSEWRWGRVHRTFAWHPLAVDLEPARRVPLPPSVPLGGDGDTVLCGATVPGFGLRATTLSVARYVFDLADWERCGWVVPHGVSGDPASPHFADQLLAWTETRLLPMRYDWRGIEAAARTRTRVARPGA, from the coding sequence TTGCCTGCCGGCGTCGAGATCCTGCGCGACGAGTGGGGCGTCGCGCACGTGCGCGGCGAGTCACTCGCCGACGCTTTCTTCGGCCAGGGCTTCGCGTGCGCCGCAGATCGGCTGTGGCAGATGGAGCACGACCGCAGGCGCGCCGCGGGGCGCTGGGCCGAGGCCGTGGGGCCGGTCGCGATCGCGCGCGATGCGTTCCTGCGGCGCATGGGGATCGCGCGCTCGGCCCGGCGCGATCTGGAACAGCTGGCGCCCGATACACGCGAGATGCTCGAGGCCTACGCCGCGGGCGTGAACGCCTGGCTCGCCAGCGGCGCGGCGCTGCCCGCCGAGTACGCGCTCACGGGGCTCGTCCCCGAGCCGTGGCAGCCGTGGCAGTCACTCGCGGTGTACAAGCTGCGGCACGCCTTCATGGGGCCGCTCTACCGCAAGCTGTGGCGCGGCGCGGTGCTGCGCAGCCGCGGCAAGGAGCTCCTGGCGGCGATCTTCGGTGCGGGCAGCGCAGGGGCCGTGGCCGAGCCGCCGGGGGCGGAGCTCGACGCAGGCGCCGGCGCGCTCGCGGCGCTGCCCGAGGGCGACGGCGGCAGCAATCACTGGGCGATCGCCGGCAGCCGTACGGCGTCCGGCAAGCCGCTGCTCGCCGGTGACCCGCACCGCACGCTCGAGCTGCCCAACGTGTACTGGCAGAACCACCTGACTTGCCGGCGCTTCGACGTGGTGGGTCTCTCGTTCGCCGGCGTGCCCGCGTTCCCGCACTTCGGTCACAACGCGCGCGTGGCCTGGTCGATCACGCACGGCATGGCCGACGACCAGGACCTGTACGTGGAGCGCCGCTCCCGCGGCACGCGCGTGAGTCGCGAGCGGATCGCGGTGCGCGGCGCGCCGGCGCTCGAGGTCGAGCTCGCCGAGACCCCGCGCGGGCCGCTGGTCCTGGAGCACGCCGCCAGCGGCACGGGCATCGCCTTGCGTTGGACCTCGCTCGCGGAGCCCGACTCGACCTTCGACTGTCTCCTGCCCATGTTGCAGGCGCGGAGCGCCGCCGAGCTCGAGGCCGCGCAGCGCGCCTGGGTGACTCCCTGCAACAACCTGATCTGCGCCGACGTGGACGGCTCGATCCGCTTTCGTTTCCGCGGCCGGGTGCCGGTGCGCGCGGCCTCGAACCGCTGGACGCCGGTCGCCGGCGACGACGAGTCACGGGCCTGGCGCGGGCACGTGCCCTTCGAGGCCATGCCGGCGCTCGCGGACCCGCCCGACGGGATCCTGGTCGCGGCCAACGACCGGCCCGCCGTTCCTGGAGCACCGTATCTGGGCGTCGACTTCTCGCACCCGGCGCGCGCCCGCCGCATCCGCGCCCGGCTCGAGACGCTGCACGGCGCGACCGTCGACGACATGGCCGCGATCCACGGCGACGACCTCTCGCTCGTGGCGCCGCTGTTCGTCCACGCGCTCGACGGCACCACCGCCGAGGGCGAGCGCGCGCGCGAGTCACTGGCCGAGCTGCGCGCCTGGGACGGCCGCATGGCGCGCGACTCGCGCGGCGCAGCGCTGTACATGGCGTTCCGCGAGCAGCTCACCCTGCTGGCCGGCGAGGCGCTCGGACTCAGTGGCGCCGGCCTGGCTGCGCTCGGCGACGCTGCGCCCGCGCCGGAGCGGCTGGCGCTGGTGTGGAACGCCCTGCCCGCGCTGCTCGCCGCGCGCTTCGTGCCGCCCGCTCCGGCCGTGCCGTTCGACTGGAAGTCACTCGCCGGCGACGCCTTCGCGCGCGCGCTCGCCTTCCTGGAGTCACGCCTGGGACCCGAGCCGTCCGAGTGGCGCTGGGGCCGGGTGCACCGCACGTTCGCCTGGCACCCGCTGGCCGTGGACCTCGAGCCGGCGCGACGCGTGCCCTTGCCGCCGTCGGTGCCGCTGGGCGGCGACGGCGACACCGTGCTGTGCGGGGCGACCGTGCCGGGCTTCGGCCTGCGCGCCACCACGCTCTCGGTCGCGCGCTACGTGTTCGACCTGGCCGACTGGGAGCGCTGCGGCTGGGTGGTGCCGCACGGCGTCTCCGGGGATCCGGCGAGCCCGCACTTCGCGGACCAGCTGCTGGCCTGGACCGAGACACGCCTCCTGCCCATGCGCTACGACTGGCGCGGCATCGAGGCCGCCGCGCGCACGCGCACGCGAGTCGCGCGGCCGGGCGCGTGA
- a CDS encoding LLM class F420-dependent oxidoreductase, whose product MNRYGMTIPLDGVPLAAQREWIQELEQLGYTDVWSAEAGGYDGLTPLALASVWAPSLRLGVAILPAFTRGPGLLAMSVASLCQAAPGRFVVGIGTSSDVIVERWNGIAFNKPYQRVRDSVKFLRKALAGEKVSEDFESFKVDGFRLGVKVDPQPKILVAALRQGMLRLAGRIGDGAIINWLSADDVKKVAPFVREGGANKEIVARIFVAPNPNKAQVRSMAKFAIAAYLNVPVYAAFHEWLGRGPKLAGMWDAWKKGDRKAAVNAIPDEVVDELIVHGSPEECRAHIQRYVDAGVDTPALAILPLGVDARQATRDLAPR is encoded by the coding sequence ATGAATCGCTACGGCATGACGATTCCGCTCGACGGTGTGCCGCTGGCTGCGCAGCGCGAGTGGATCCAGGAGCTCGAGCAGCTGGGCTACACCGACGTGTGGTCGGCCGAAGCCGGCGGCTACGACGGACTCACTCCGCTGGCGCTCGCGTCCGTCTGGGCGCCGAGCCTGCGGCTGGGCGTGGCGATCCTGCCCGCGTTCACGCGCGGGCCGGGGCTGCTCGCGATGAGCGTCGCGTCTCTGTGTCAGGCTGCGCCGGGGCGCTTCGTGGTGGGCATCGGCACGTCGTCGGACGTGATCGTCGAGCGCTGGAACGGCATCGCCTTCAACAAGCCCTACCAGCGCGTGCGTGACTCGGTGAAGTTCCTGCGCAAGGCGCTGGCCGGCGAGAAAGTGAGTGAGGACTTCGAGAGCTTCAAGGTCGACGGCTTCCGTCTCGGCGTGAAGGTCGACCCGCAGCCCAAGATCCTGGTCGCCGCGCTGCGCCAGGGCATGCTGCGGCTGGCCGGGCGCATCGGCGACGGCGCGATCATCAACTGGCTGTCCGCCGACGACGTGAAGAAGGTCGCGCCGTTCGTGCGCGAGGGGGGCGCGAACAAGGAGATCGTCGCGCGCATCTTCGTCGCGCCCAACCCCAACAAGGCGCAGGTGCGCAGCATGGCCAAGTTCGCCATCGCCGCGTATCTCAACGTGCCGGTGTACGCGGCGTTCCACGAGTGGCTCGGGCGCGGGCCGAAGCTCGCGGGCATGTGGGACGCGTGGAAGAAGGGCGACCGCAAGGCTGCGGTCAACGCCATTCCCGACGAGGTCGTCGACGAGCTGATCGTGCACGGCTCGCCCGAAGAGTGCCGCGCGCACATCCAACGCTACGTCGATGCGGGCGTCGACACGCCCGCGCTCGCGATCCTGCCTCTCGGGGTCGACGCACGCCAAGCGACGCGCGACCTGGCCCCGAGGTGA
- a CDS encoding isocitrate lyase/phosphoenolpyruvate mutase family protein: MSDPAISRATRFQALHQRPEPLLLPNPWDAGSARLLAQLGFEALATTSLGVANSAGRRRATAAQILENVRELSAATDLPLNADLENGFADSPVDSARMIAQAWEAGAAGGSIEDCTGNPAQWIYDFGLAVERVHAAAEAARALPGPFVLTARAEGLLYEVGGLDEVIRRLQAFERAGADVLYAPGLRTLSEMQTVVKSLTRPVNVVMGFADPSITLDQLRAIGVRRVSIGGGLSRLALAAFLDGAREMRAGRFGFVTRMAALSDLWPAFA; encoded by the coding sequence ATGAGCGACCCCGCGATCTCCCGAGCCACTCGTTTCCAGGCCCTGCACCAACGCCCCGAGCCGCTGCTGCTGCCCAACCCCTGGGATGCGGGCAGCGCGCGGCTGCTCGCCCAGCTGGGCTTCGAGGCGCTCGCCACCACCAGCCTCGGCGTCGCGAACAGCGCCGGACGCCGCCGCGCCACGGCCGCGCAGATCCTCGAGAACGTGCGCGAGCTCTCCGCCGCCACCGACTTGCCGCTCAACGCCGACCTCGAGAACGGCTTCGCCGACTCGCCCGTCGACTCGGCGCGCATGATCGCGCAGGCCTGGGAGGCCGGCGCAGCCGGCGGCTCGATCGAAGACTGCACCGGCAACCCGGCGCAGTGGATCTACGACTTCGGCCTCGCGGTCGAGCGCGTGCACGCCGCGGCCGAAGCCGCGCGCGCCCTGCCCGGCCCGTTCGTGCTGACCGCGCGCGCCGAGGGGCTCTTGTACGAGGTCGGCGGCCTCGACGAAGTGATCCGCCGCCTGCAGGCCTTCGAGCGGGCCGGCGCGGACGTGCTCTACGCGCCCGGGCTGCGCACCCTCTCGGAGATGCAGACCGTGGTGAAGTCGCTGACTCGCCCCGTGAACGTGGTCATGGGCTTCGCCGACCCGAGCATCACGCTCGACCAGCTGCGCGCGATCGGCGTGCGCCGGGTCAGCATCGGCGGCGGTCTCTCGCGCCTGGCGCTGGCCGCGTTCCTCGACGGCGCGCGCGAGATGCGCGCTGGCCGCTTCGGCTTCGTGACCCGGATGGCCGCGCTCTCGGACCTGTGGCCGGCCTTCGCCTGA
- a CDS encoding phosphotriesterase-related protein: MSVIQSVTGKLKSEKLGKTLMHEHVMVGYPGWEADWTRPGRSKREMRKVAADKVAEMKDEGIKTMIDPCPADLGRDIEFIAEVAQKSKFNIVAATGLYHEHEGGSPHWKSRAAFGGPQENFMAEMMIAELTDGVGKSGIKAGIIKVATSAGVITDYEKTVLRAAAKASKETGAPITTHTDRGTMGPEQQQYLKEQGVPAHRIIIGHSCGTSDHDYHMKIVHGGSYLGFDRFGLDIIHPDAERVKSLVKLIQKGAGDRIVVSHDTVWCWRGEPIDPKVLEEIEKLWTPSHFTKRIVPKLLEGGATKQDIDKLLVDNPRRFFEGDKLPALAG, from the coding sequence ATGTCGGTGATTCAGTCGGTGACCGGGAAGCTCAAGTCGGAGAAGCTGGGCAAGACGCTGATGCACGAGCACGTGATGGTCGGCTACCCGGGCTGGGAGGCCGACTGGACGCGCCCGGGCCGCTCCAAGCGCGAGATGCGCAAGGTGGCCGCGGACAAGGTCGCCGAGATGAAGGACGAGGGGATCAAGACCATGATCGATCCCTGTCCGGCGGACCTCGGGCGCGACATCGAGTTCATCGCCGAGGTGGCCCAGAAGTCGAAGTTCAACATCGTGGCCGCGACCGGTCTCTACCACGAGCACGAAGGCGGCTCGCCGCACTGGAAGTCACGCGCGGCCTTCGGCGGCCCGCAGGAGAACTTCATGGCCGAGATGATGATCGCCGAGCTCACCGACGGCGTGGGCAAATCGGGCATCAAGGCCGGCATCATCAAGGTCGCCACCAGCGCGGGCGTGATCACCGACTACGAGAAGACCGTGCTGCGCGCGGCGGCCAAGGCCTCGAAGGAGACGGGCGCGCCGATCACGACCCACACCGACCGGGGCACGATGGGCCCGGAGCAGCAGCAGTATCTCAAAGAGCAGGGCGTGCCCGCGCACCGGATCATCATCGGTCACTCGTGCGGCACGAGCGACCACGACTATCACATGAAGATCGTGCACGGCGGCTCGTATCTGGGCTTCGACCGCTTCGGGCTCGACATCATCCACCCCGACGCCGAGCGCGTGAAGTCGCTGGTGAAGCTGATCCAGAAGGGCGCGGGCGACCGGATCGTGGTCTCGCACGACACCGTGTGGTGTTGGCGCGGCGAGCCGATCGACCCGAAGGTGCTGGAAGAGATCGAGAAGCTCTGGACGCCGTCGCACTTCACCAAGCGCATCGTGCCCAAGCTCCTCGAGGGCGGCGCCACGAAGCAGGACATCGACAAGCTCCTGGTCGACAACCCGCGCCGCTTCTTCGAGGGCGACAAGCTGCCCGCGCTCGCGGGCTGA
- a CDS encoding alpha/beta hydrolase translates to MAVTREVTVLRLDDGRELAYAEYGVPTGTPVIGFHGTPGSHRQNEPFEAAAQAEGVRLIALDRPGYGHSTYDPDRRLVDWPRDVARLAEHLGLARFGVVGVSGGGPHSAACAYGLGPQLLGAAIVSGVAPPDLPGLHEHMMTMNRVSFALARQSSLLVWPMMASMLFLMRTFPDRALDGMLRSLPEADRRILARREIADMFLDEARHAPTTAARAAAQDFALFASPWGFRLEDISIPVHVFHGDADVNVPVSHGRGQADRIPNAKLHLFPGEGHMLCFEHAREILAAAAGRAGDGSR, encoded by the coding sequence ATGGCGGTCACGCGCGAGGTCACGGTCCTGCGGCTCGACGACGGTCGCGAGCTCGCCTATGCGGAGTACGGCGTTCCAACCGGCACGCCGGTGATCGGCTTCCACGGGACTCCCGGCTCACACCGCCAGAACGAGCCCTTCGAGGCGGCTGCGCAGGCCGAGGGCGTGCGCCTGATCGCACTCGACCGGCCCGGCTACGGGCACTCGACCTACGACCCGGACCGCCGGCTGGTCGACTGGCCTCGGGACGTGGCTCGACTGGCCGAGCACCTGGGGCTCGCGCGCTTCGGCGTGGTCGGTGTCTCGGGCGGCGGACCGCACTCGGCGGCCTGTGCCTACGGCCTGGGACCGCAGCTGCTCGGCGCCGCGATCGTGTCGGGCGTTGCGCCGCCCGACCTGCCGGGCCTGCACGAGCACATGATGACCATGAACCGGGTGAGCTTCGCGCTCGCCCGGCAGTCGTCACTGCTCGTGTGGCCGATGATGGCGAGCATGCTCTTCCTCATGCGCACCTTCCCGGACCGCGCGCTCGACGGCATGCTGCGCAGCCTGCCGGAGGCCGACCGGCGCATCCTGGCGCGCCGGGAGATCGCCGACATGTTCCTCGACGAGGCGCGCCACGCGCCGACCACCGCCGCGCGCGCCGCCGCGCAGGACTTCGCCCTGTTCGCGAGCCCGTGGGGCTTCCGGCTCGAGGACATTTCAATCCCGGTGCACGTTTTCCACGGTGACGCAGACGTGAACGTGCCGGTGTCTCACGGGCGCGGCCAGGCCGATCGCATTCCGAACGCCAAGCTCCACCTGTTCCCCGGCGAGGGTCACATGCTCTGCTTCGAGCACGCGCGCGAGATACTGGCGGCGGCAGCCGGCCGCGCCGGCGACGGGAGTCGCTGA
- the hemE gene encoding uroporphyrinogen decarboxylase — MAEAGAKIALEPRERFTRALRGEPVDRPPVWLMRQAGRYLPEYREIRARSSFLATCDSPELAAEISLQPHRRFGMDGVVVFSDILLPLRAGDLQLEFSPGPTVANPLRSLSDLSRLDGDVAASIAPTCEALRRLRRELGSRAALIGFAGAPWTLAAYATESKLSRDVEVLSALAWREPDTALRLLERMAEICAETLRLQIEAGADCVQIFDTWAGVLDRPRFEKFAGRALRDVLARLGKSRPPVIVFARGAAHLLDELVELGADAVSLDWRVDLAEAAARVGQRVSLQGNLDPTALLAPLPAIARAVRELVRAGRKARGHVLNLGHGVLPSTPVEAVATFVRTAQESA, encoded by the coding sequence GTGGCGGAGGCAGGAGCGAAGATCGCGCTCGAGCCGCGCGAGCGCTTCACGCGCGCGCTGCGCGGCGAGCCCGTGGACCGGCCGCCGGTCTGGCTCATGCGCCAGGCCGGCCGCTACCTGCCCGAGTACCGCGAGATCCGCGCGCGCTCGAGCTTCCTCGCCACGTGTGACTCGCCGGAGCTCGCCGCCGAGATCTCGCTGCAGCCGCACCGCCGCTTCGGCATGGACGGCGTCGTGGTGTTCTCCGACATCCTGCTGCCGCTGCGCGCGGGCGACCTCCAGCTCGAGTTCTCGCCCGGCCCCACGGTCGCGAACCCGCTGCGCAGTCTCTCCGACCTGTCGCGGCTCGACGGCGACGTGGCCGCGTCGATCGCGCCCACCTGCGAGGCGCTGCGCCGGCTGCGGCGCGAGCTTGGCTCGCGCGCCGCGCTGATCGGCTTCGCGGGGGCGCCCTGGACCCTGGCCGCGTACGCGACCGAGTCGAAGCTCTCGCGCGACGTCGAGGTGCTGTCGGCCCTGGCCTGGCGCGAGCCCGACACCGCGCTGCGCCTGCTCGAACGCATGGCCGAGATCTGCGCCGAGACACTCCGCCTGCAGATCGAGGCCGGCGCCGACTGCGTGCAGATCTTCGACACCTGGGCCGGCGTGCTCGACCGGCCGCGCTTCGAGAAGTTCGCCGGCCGCGCGCTGCGCGACGTGCTCGCGCGCCTGGGCAAGAGCCGCCCGCCGGTGATCGTGTTCGCGCGCGGGGCGGCGCACCTGCTCGACGAGCTGGTGGAGCTGGGCGCCGACGCCGTGTCACTCGACTGGCGCGTCGACCTGGCCGAGGCCGCGGCGCGCGTGGGCCAGCGCGTGTCACTCCAGGGCAATCTCGACCCCACCGCGCTGCTCGCGCCCCTGCCCGCGATCGCGCGCGCCGTGCGCGAGCTGGTGCGCGCCGGCCGCAAGGCGCGCGGACACGTGCTCAACCTGGGTCACGGCGTGCTGCCCTCGACGCCGGTCGAGGCGGTCGCCACGTTCGTGCGCACGGCGCAGGAAAGTGCCTAG
- a CDS encoding CoA transferase: MLQGLRVVELAVWVAGPGAGGVLADWGADVVKIEPPEGDPCRSLFMALAGLREPKSPPFDLDNRGKRSVVLDTRDPEARALARRLVTGADVFISNLRPDALAKLGLDWESLEPECPRLVYASITGYGLRGPERDRAAYDVGAFWARTGAEHIMFPTGVEPHGIRGGFGDHATALSLVAGIMAALYHRERTGRGKRVATSLLRTGLYCVGWDTGIQLRFGTVAASLPRGEALNPVLNQYRSQDGRWFWLLGLEAERHWPKLTRAIEQPEWTADPRYASARDRRKNAAELVGALDAIFASRTLAQWGARFDEVDLWWAPVQTQAEVVADPQVRAMNGIVTVPEAGGVGEFQAVATPLEFSDAPVGPQGPPPLLGQHTDMVLRELGLGADELRRLRERGALGK; encoded by the coding sequence ATGCTGCAGGGGCTGCGGGTGGTGGAGCTGGCGGTATGGGTCGCGGGCCCGGGCGCCGGCGGCGTGCTCGCCGACTGGGGCGCCGACGTGGTGAAGATCGAGCCGCCCGAAGGCGACCCCTGCCGCAGCCTGTTCATGGCGCTGGCCGGCCTGCGCGAGCCGAAGAGCCCGCCGTTCGACCTGGACAACCGCGGCAAGCGCAGCGTGGTGCTCGACACACGCGACCCCGAGGCGCGCGCGCTCGCACGGCGGCTCGTGACCGGCGCCGACGTGTTCATCTCGAACCTGCGGCCCGATGCGCTGGCCAAGCTCGGGCTCGACTGGGAGTCACTCGAGCCGGAGTGCCCGCGCCTGGTGTACGCGAGCATCACCGGCTACGGGCTGCGCGGGCCCGAGCGCGACCGCGCCGCCTACGACGTGGGCGCCTTCTGGGCTCGCACGGGCGCCGAGCACATCATGTTTCCCACGGGCGTCGAGCCGCACGGGATCCGCGGCGGCTTCGGCGACCACGCCACGGCGCTGTCACTCGTGGCCGGAATCATGGCGGCGCTCTACCACCGCGAGCGCACGGGCCGCGGCAAGCGCGTGGCGACCTCGCTCCTGCGCACGGGCCTGTACTGCGTGGGCTGGGACACCGGCATCCAGCTGCGCTTCGGCACGGTCGCGGCCTCGCTCCCGCGCGGCGAGGCGCTGAACCCCGTGCTGAATCAATACCGGAGTCAGGACGGCCGCTGGTTCTGGCTGCTGGGCCTCGAGGCGGAGCGTCACTGGCCCAAGCTCACGCGCGCGATCGAGCAGCCCGAGTGGACCGCCGACCCGCGCTACGCCTCGGCGCGCGACCGGCGCAAGAACGCCGCCGAGCTGGTCGGCGCGCTCGACGCGATCTTCGCCTCGCGCACGCTCGCGCAGTGGGGCGCGCGCTTCGACGAGGTCGACCTGTGGTGGGCGCCGGTACAGACGCAGGCCGAGGTCGTGGCCGACCCGCAGGTGCGCGCGATGAACGGCATCGTGACCGTGCCCGAAGCCGGCGGCGTGGGTGAGTTCCAAGCGGTGGCGACGCCGCTCGAATTCTCGGACGCGCCCGTGGGGCCGCAGGGGCCGCCGCCGCTCCTGGGTCAGCACACCGACATGGTGTTGCGCGAGCTGGGGCTCGGTGCCGACGAGCTCCGCCGGCTGCGCGAGCGGGGCGCGCTCGGGAAGTAG